The genomic region ATTCGAAATTGGATCATTGTGTTGTCGGTTACAATTGCTGAGTAACCACCAAGAGCATCTATCTCCCGAACAATTTGACCTTTTGCAATTCCACCCATTGCTGGATTACACGACATCTGAGCAATTGTAGTCAAATTCATTGTTATCAATAGCACTGTTGATCCTAGATTGGCGGCGGCAGCGGCGGCTTCACAACCGGCATGACCAGCACCTACCACAATGATATCGTATTCTCTAAGCATCGAAGCAATTGTTTCACGTGGAACTACCCGTTAAAGATTTGAGGAACGCATATTTAAATATTTGTTCTCATTTCTTCGCATCAGGTTCTTTTTCTTAAGAGTGTCATCAGTATAATTCATCAGATGGAGTAGTCCATGAATCATGACCCTATGAAGTTCATCCTTAAATATTACTTTATATTGCCAAGCATTCTCTTTCACTCTGTCAATACTGATATATATATCACCAGATACAACTCCATTTTCATCTGAATAATCAAAAGCAATTACATCTGTAAATGAATCATGTTCCAGATAAGAAATATTTAATTTGTAAAGTATTTGGTCAGAACAAAAAATGAAATTTAGACTTCCGGTTATCCTGTTTTCATGGTGGATCGTATCTTTAATCCATGATCGTAAGGATTTCTTATTTCTTAACCGATAGGAAATATCTTCATTAAAAAATTGTATATTATCATATTTCATTTATTACAATATGATAAACATCTATCTTTTTGTAATTTTTTTCTTTGCTTTTGCTGTATATGATTTAATCTTATTCTCCCTTTCTTTAAAGGTCTTTTCACTGATTCCGGATACATAAAAAATCATGGTAAGTTCATTTCCAGGGGCATTATAATGTATTTCATCTGCCATGCTTCGTATGATAAATATACCCCTCCCCACTTTTTCACTAGAACTAGAGAAGGGGTCAGTTGGATCAGGGATATGATAATAATTGAATCCCTCACCTTCATCCTTGACCGAGAATTTAAGTAATCCCGGTTCTAGGTCCAGCCGTATGGATACTTTTTTATCCCAGCAATTTTTATTACCATGCTTAATAGCATTATCAACCGCTTCCATTATGGCCATGCTTATATTGCCAAAGTAATTGTTTGTCAGATTAAATCGATCACAAATATCTTCGATAAATCGTTCAACCTGATGGATACTACCGGCTGATGATGAAATAGTCAGTATATATTCTTCAGACCTCATCCTATTTTATTGAAGTTCAAAGTTGTACAAATATTCATTAACCTTTTTTTTATAAAATGGCTTCAGGGAAGGTGGAATCGTCTTTAATAATTCAACCTGTTGCGATTTTATACTCTTATACTTAAAAAATTCGTCAGGGTTACTTAATTTTTGATCTTTTGCCTCCTTTG from Bacteroidota bacterium harbors:
- the ybeY gene encoding rRNA maturation RNase YbeY, translated to MKYDNIQFFNEDISYRLRNKKSLRSWIKDTIHHENRITGSLNFIFCSDQILYKLNISYLEHDSFTDVIAFDYSDENGVVSGDIYISIDRVKENAWQYKVIFKDELHRVMIHGLLHLMNYTDDTLKKKNLMRRNENKYLNMRSSNL
- a CDS encoding ATP-binding protein is translated as MRSEEYILTISSSAGSIHQVERFIEDICDRFNLTNNYFGNISMAIMEAVDNAIKHGNKNCWDKKVSIRLDLEPGLLKFSVKDEGEGFNYYHIPDPTDPFSSSSEKVGRGIFIIRSMADEIHYNAPGNELTMIFYVSGISEKTFKERENKIKSYTAKAKKKITKR